Proteins encoded in a region of the Benincasa hispida cultivar B227 chromosome 2, ASM972705v1, whole genome shotgun sequence genome:
- the LOC120072104 gene encoding secreted RxLR effector protein 161-like has protein sequence MVSTRPDIAYATSLVSRYMANLGKRHWKTTKWIMRYLKGTSNSKLMYQQLPNSKPEPIGYVNSDYVGDLDKRRSLSGYIFLYGRYVLSWKATLQSVVALSTTEAEFIALSEAVKEGLWLKGLLCDLGIKKNIIEEKQVEVLKLHTSENAFDMLTKTYSAQTSEVP, from the exons ATGGTGTCTACAAGACCTGATATTGCCTATGCTACTAGTCTGGTGAGTAGATATATGGCTAATCTGGGTAAAAGGCACTGGAAGACAACTAAATGGATAATGAGGTATCTTAAGGGTACTTCTAATTCTAAACTAATGTACCAACAGCTTCCAAACAGTAAACCAGAGCCGATTGGGTATGTTAACTCTGACTATGTTGGAGATCTAGACAAAAGAAGATCCTTATCAGGGTATATCTTCCTATATGGAAGGTATGTCCTAAGCTGGAAGGCTACTTTACAATCAGTAGTAGCCCTTTCTACTACTGAGGCAGAGTTTATTGCCCTTTCAGAGGCAGTAAAGGAAGGTCTATGGCTAAAGGGTCTCCTATGTGATCTcgggattaaaaaaaatata ATAGAAGAAAAACAAGTTGAAGTTCTGAAATTACATACCTCAGAGAATGCCTTCGACATGTTGACAAAGACCTACTCAGCTCAAACTTCAGAAGTACCTTGA